In Mycoplasmopsis meleagridis, the genomic stretch AAAAATTTATGCCTCCTGCTCATGGAGGCTTTTATGTTGAAGAAAATTCTTTTTACAAGTGAATCAGTAGGAAAAGGTCACCCTGATAAAATTTGCGATCAAATTTCAGATGCAATTTTAGATGGTTATTTAAAAGTAGATAAAAATGCGCATGTTGCTATTGAATCAATGATAAGCGCTAATTTACTCATTATTACAGGCGAAGTTAGCTCAAAAAAACACATAGAAATTCTTCCTATCGTAGAAAAAATAATTTTTAGCTTAGGCTTAAGTGAATGATATAGTAAAGTTCAAAAAATTATTAACATTAACGAACAAAGCCCAGATATTAAACAAGGTGTTATATTAAATGATAATGAAATAGGGGCAGGAGATCAAGGAATAATTTTTGGTTTTGCTACTAATGAAACTGAAACTTTTATGCCTCTGGCTATTAGTATTTCTCATGATTTAGTTAAAAAAGCAGAAGAATTAAGATTGAATCAAAATTCTCCTTTTTCTTCGTGAGCAAAAAGCGATATGAAAAGTCAAGTAACTATAGATTATAGTCATAGCACTCCTATTGTCGACACTATTTTAATGTCTATTCAACACAACGATAATTATGATAAAAATGCGTTTAACAAATTTGTTAAAGAAGAAATAATTAAAAATGTTTTGGATAAATATAACTTAAAAATGCCAAAAAAAATCTATATTAACACCACAGGAAAATTTGTTATAGGCGGACCACAAGGAGATACTGGTTTAACTGGTAGGAAAATTATTGTAGATACTTATGGTGGTGCTGCGAAACATGGTGGAGGTGCTTTTAGCGGTAAAGATGGCACTAAAGTTGATAGATCAGGCGCTTATGCAGCTAGATGAATTGCCAAAAATATTGTTGCTGCAGGCATAGTTCCTAAAATTGAAATACAAATTTCTTATGCCATCGGAATAGCTAAGCCAACATCTATTTTTGTTGATACTTTTGGTTACAAAAACGGAGAAATTGATAATAAAATCATAGATTGCATAAAATCAATTTTTGATTTAAGACCAGCTAGTATTATTAAAAATTTAAATTTGAGAAATCCTATTTTCGAACAAACTGCTGCTTTTGGGCATTTTGGAAGAAATGATCTTGACTTGCCTTGAGAAAAATTAAATAAAATTAACGAGATTAAAAAATTTTTTAATACAAATTAATTCTCTCTTCGATTTATAAAAGACATCAGCGCAGTAAATGTAATATCGATTTTATTTGTACAAATAAAATTTTATATATTAAAATATTTCTATAATTAATAGTATGCAAAGGAGAAAACATGGATGTAATTAATGTTAATTCTTTTAAACCAGGCATAACTTTTGAAGATGGTTGCGAAATTTTTGTTGTTTTAGATGCTCAACATTCAAAACAAGGAAGAGGACAAGCTAACGTTAAAGCAAAAGTTAAAAATTTAAGAACAGGCAGCATAACTATTAAATCATATACTGGTGGCGATAAGGTAAATAAAGCTCACATTGACAAGAGACCTATGAATTTTCTTTATTCTGATGGAGAAAATATTATTTTAATGGATAATGAAACTTATGAACAAATTGAAATTCCTGTTAAAAATGTTGAATGAGAATTAAACTTTTTAAAAGAAGGTTCAATTGTAAAAATTAGAAAATATAACGAAGAAGTTCTAGATATTGAATTAGATGCTAACGTTACTTTACAAGTAGTTAGCGCTCCAGATGCAGTTAA encodes the following:
- the metK gene encoding methionine adenosyltransferase encodes the protein MLKKILFTSESVGKGHPDKICDQISDAILDGYLKVDKNAHVAIESMISANLLIITGEVSSKKHIEILPIVEKIIFSLGLSEWYSKVQKIININEQSPDIKQGVILNDNEIGAGDQGIIFGFATNETETFMPLAISISHDLVKKAEELRLNQNSPFSSWAKSDMKSQVTIDYSHSTPIVDTILMSIQHNDNYDKNAFNKFVKEEIIKNVLDKYNLKMPKKIYINTTGKFVIGGPQGDTGLTGRKIIVDTYGGAAKHGGGAFSGKDGTKVDRSGAYAARWIAKNIVAAGIVPKIEIQISYAIGIAKPTSIFVDTFGYKNGEIDNKIIDCIKSIFDLRPASIIKNLNLRNPIFEQTAAFGHFGRNDLDLPWEKLNKINEIKKFFNTN
- the efp gene encoding elongation factor P; the protein is MDVINVNSFKPGITFEDGCEIFVVLDAQHSKQGRGQANVKAKVKNLRTGSITIKSYTGGDKVNKAHIDKRPMNFLYSDGENIILMDNETYEQIEIPVKNVEWELNFLKEGSIVKIRKYNEEVLDIELDANVTLQVVSAPDAVKGNTTTNPQKKVQLETGFEVETPMFIKDNDFIIVSTETGKYVGKGNK